The following proteins are encoded in a genomic region of Sneathiella marina:
- a CDS encoding alpha/beta hydrolase has translation MKNQIVEEFMVPTDDSDISIYLRNKRRPDTLLGKPDRTLLFVHGATYPSSVTFDFVAGGYSWMDTLADAGFDCWLMDIRGYGRSDRPAEMSEPADANGPIVHTDVAVDDLALMVDFILAKRNIEKLQLIGYSWGTLITGAFTSMNNEKVERLALYGTSMLNSGASLIGSERPTSAYRYVDANSIKARWEHGLTAAEIDDIIEPDWQQRWLDEAITSDPNSANHDPPLLRAPTGVVDDKVCRWSQGVFQYDPAEVKVPTLIIVGEKDIETSPEGAITLYHKLVNTPHRRYTIVGNMTHSALIERRRDQLFRATQSFLEEDFQKSK, from the coding sequence ATGAAGAATCAGATTGTAGAAGAATTCATGGTTCCCACTGACGATTCCGATATTTCAATATACCTACGAAACAAGCGGCGCCCGGATACCTTGCTTGGAAAGCCGGACCGGACGCTGCTGTTTGTACATGGGGCGACCTATCCTTCGTCGGTAACTTTTGATTTCGTTGCCGGTGGATATTCATGGATGGATACATTGGCGGACGCTGGATTTGACTGTTGGCTCATGGATATCCGGGGATACGGTCGGTCTGACCGGCCAGCAGAAATGTCAGAGCCGGCCGACGCAAATGGACCCATTGTCCATACCGATGTCGCAGTTGATGATCTTGCGTTAATGGTCGATTTCATACTTGCAAAACGGAACATCGAAAAGCTGCAATTGATTGGATATTCGTGGGGAACCTTAATTACGGGTGCCTTTACATCCATGAATAATGAAAAAGTTGAGCGGCTTGCTCTGTATGGAACAAGCATGCTCAATTCCGGGGCATCCTTGATCGGGAGTGAGCGCCCAACATCCGCGTATCGGTATGTCGATGCCAATTCAATAAAGGCGCGCTGGGAGCATGGACTTACGGCGGCTGAAATTGACGATATCATCGAACCTGACTGGCAGCAGCGATGGCTTGACGAGGCTATTACCAGCGATCCTAATTCTGCCAACCATGATCCACCGTTATTGAGGGCACCGACGGGCGTTGTTGATGACAAGGTATGTCGTTGGTCTCAAGGTGTATTTCAATATGATCCGGCTGAAGTTAAAGTCCCGACATTGATCATCGTCGGCGAGAAAGACATCGAGACCTCGCCGGAGGGTGCAATCACTCTCTACCATAAACTTGTTAACACGCCCCATCGTCGCTATACGATTGTAGGGAACATGACCCATTCGGCGTTGATTGAGCGTCGCCGGGATCAGTTATTCAGGGCTACGCAATCCTTCCTTGAAGAAGATTTTCAGAAATCGAAGTAA
- a CDS encoding PadR family transcriptional regulator produces MTLKRSSIPLLGLLTWRPMSGYELKQEIEGSLENFWSESFGQLYPHLRDLHHAGLIEEIDDAANDSRSKRTYAITDDGRRALRHWLSDAPKTRPPRNELLLKVFFASEGDTADILLHCRQARADAMATLEKYKGIDARLKGLTKETAKARYWRMTLRFGMSQTRSLISWCDATIEELENEQTN; encoded by the coding sequence ATGACATTAAAACGGTCGTCCATTCCCCTGCTTGGGTTGCTGACCTGGCGACCAATGTCAGGCTATGAGCTTAAACAGGAAATCGAGGGGAGCCTTGAGAATTTCTGGAGCGAGAGTTTCGGGCAGCTTTATCCCCATCTTCGCGATTTACATCACGCGGGTCTGATTGAGGAAATTGATGATGCTGCCAATGATAGTCGATCAAAGCGGACATATGCGATTACGGATGACGGTCGCCGGGCGCTTCGGCACTGGTTGTCGGATGCTCCAAAGACCCGTCCTCCGCGCAATGAATTATTGTTGAAAGTCTTTTTTGCGTCGGAAGGAGATACGGCAGACATACTCCTTCATTGCCGGCAGGCAAGGGCCGACGCCATGGCCACCTTGGAGAAATATAAAGGGATCGATGCGCGACTAAAAGGCCTGACCAAGGAAACAGCGAAAGCCAGATATTGGCGTATGACATTACGCTTTGGAATGAGCCAAACCAGAAGTTTGATTTCCTGGTGTGATGCAACAATTGAGGAGCTGGAAAATGAACAGACGAATTAG
- a CDS encoding DUF2141 domain-containing protein translates to MNRRIRKRVSNITASMTVAAAIGAFTVSFAAAADLRVNVQGIRSSDGTIRIALHDGEKGFPKDRKPVAAQAQNAVPGSLVFIFSGLQPGNYAVTLFHDENGNEKLDSNLFGIPTEGYGFSNNARGSLGPPSFVEAVIEIKTSNVANDVTIEY, encoded by the coding sequence ATGAACAGACGAATTAGAAAAAGAGTATCGAATATCACCGCATCGATGACAGTGGCCGCGGCTATTGGCGCCTTTACCGTTTCTTTTGCTGCTGCAGCAGATTTAAGGGTGAATGTGCAAGGTATTCGCAGTTCAGATGGTACAATACGTATTGCATTGCATGATGGAGAAAAGGGGTTTCCAAAAGATAGAAAGCCGGTTGCCGCTCAGGCACAGAATGCGGTGCCAGGATCCCTCGTTTTTATTTTTTCCGGCTTGCAACCTGGAAACTATGCGGTGACTTTGTTTCACGATGAAAATGGGAATGAAAAACTGGATTCCAATTTATTTGGTATTCCGACAGAGGGGTATGGTTTTTCAAACAACGCGCGGGGGAGCCTGGGCCCTCCTTCATTTGTGGAGGCAGTCATCGAGATCAAGACCTCGAATGTGGCGAATGATGTGACCATCGAATACTGA
- a CDS encoding carotenoid oxygenase family protein, with translation MNRRDFLKTFAASLAMGTVSGISNVVAGESWKKEFSIALKEKPWLLGYEGISGHDFGVTALTQKGQLPDDLRGVLYRNGPAQHVVGDMRYHHWFDGDGLVNAFRFSEDGVTHQGRFVRTAKFQSEAKAGHAIEQGFGTALLSLRSPSNNDALNVANINVITHAGELLALWEGGSAYRLDPDTLETLGLKTWSADTKGLPFSAHPRKDANGTLWNFGYATSFGALIVYQIAADGTLKNVDLIKLPYSSMVHDFMITEKYLVFILPPFHYDTSRQGSFLDHFEWYPERGGVALVIDKNDSSKVQEIEIPAFWVFHFANAYDEPDGSIAFSCPIYRTPNIMTQGFRNVMRGREISSLGSRFMSARLHPGKRSFTYEEVPEAAASEFPRIDDRRQGVRARFSFLMKSSGELSHAGFDRICRLDQKAGALTFYQFGAQEQAEEHVFVANPRSDQEGQGWLVGTSLDYNRQRTSLNVFDAEKPENGPIARFEAAFPLPFGLHGNFVPTGS, from the coding sequence ATGAATCGTCGGGATTTTCTGAAAACATTCGCAGCCTCTCTGGCCATGGGTACAGTTTCAGGTATTTCAAATGTTGTGGCTGGCGAGAGTTGGAAAAAAGAGTTTTCTATCGCGCTGAAAGAAAAACCCTGGCTGTTAGGTTATGAGGGTATTTCCGGACATGATTTCGGCGTTACTGCACTTACACAAAAGGGGCAGCTACCAGACGATCTGCGGGGGGTGTTGTATCGAAACGGTCCGGCTCAGCATGTTGTTGGAGACATGCGGTATCATCACTGGTTCGATGGCGATGGTTTGGTAAATGCTTTCCGGTTCAGTGAGGACGGAGTTACGCATCAAGGGCGATTTGTCCGGACGGCAAAATTTCAATCGGAAGCCAAGGCCGGACATGCAATTGAGCAGGGCTTTGGAACCGCTTTACTGTCATTGCGATCTCCCTCAAACAATGACGCCCTCAATGTAGCAAACATCAATGTCATTACCCATGCCGGTGAACTATTGGCCTTGTGGGAAGGTGGATCCGCCTATCGGCTGGATCCCGACACTTTGGAAACGTTGGGATTAAAAACCTGGAGTGCGGATACCAAAGGGTTGCCTTTCAGTGCCCATCCGCGAAAAGATGCCAATGGGACTTTATGGAATTTTGGTTACGCTACCTCCTTCGGAGCGTTGATCGTCTATCAAATTGCTGCGGACGGAACCCTAAAAAATGTAGACCTCATCAAACTTCCCTATTCATCCATGGTTCACGACTTCATGATTACGGAAAAGTATCTGGTTTTTATCCTGCCGCCTTTTCATTATGATACGTCCCGGCAAGGCAGCTTTCTTGATCATTTTGAATGGTATCCGGAAAGGGGTGGGGTTGCGCTGGTCATAGACAAGAATGATTCTTCCAAGGTGCAGGAAATCGAAATCCCTGCGTTCTGGGTTTTCCATTTTGCGAATGCGTATGATGAGCCAGACGGATCTATCGCTTTTAGCTGTCCCATATATCGAACCCCCAACATCATGACCCAAGGGTTTCGGAATGTTATGCGGGGCCGAGAAATCAGTTCCCTTGGATCCCGATTTATGTCGGCACGTCTGCATCCAGGGAAACGCAGTTTTACCTATGAGGAAGTGCCTGAGGCCGCTGCATCGGAGTTTCCGCGAATAGATGACCGCAGGCAAGGCGTGCGAGCGCGCTTCAGTTTCCTCATGAAATCCAGCGGAGAACTATCCCATGCCGGATTTGATAGGATATGCAGGCTCGATCAGAAGGCGGGAGCCCTTACATTCTATCAATTCGGGGCCCAGGAGCAGGCGGAGGAACATGTCTTCGTTGCCAACCCACGAAGTGATCAAGAGGGGCAGGGATGGCTCGTCGGGACGTCCCTTGATTACAACAGGCAGCGGACTTCCCTGAACGTCTTTGATGCGGAGAAGCCCGAAAATGGTCCAATTGCCCGTTTTGAGGCAGCTTTCCCTTTACCTTTTGGATTGCACGGTAATTTCGTACCGACGGGGTCCTAA
- a CDS encoding EAL domain-containing protein, with product MATELHAHDVEFKDNTDGALGNVNFLPASQSDEYSQFLEAINNSVVHYQPIFDIQRQIAVGAEALLRTKTCYKGMSYPQIIQYAQDNDFVPRITEVVLKDVLTRARTETRSLGAIGQYGNTNQIPEEYIYTINISPACLEDQVCIDLVNQFLFVASNRFRLILELSECNAFPCDLLDDFHDRVGRDSRIKFAIDDFGVGQSRFENLNSPLVAWVKIDRSFLPVNQDNNKHRTFRAVVEFAQFFDCDVVIEGIETKLQLDLVSQLEGVTLAQGYLLARPAP from the coding sequence ATGGCAACGGAATTGCACGCTCACGATGTTGAATTCAAGGACAATACGGACGGTGCCTTGGGAAATGTCAATTTCCTCCCTGCCTCTCAGAGCGACGAATATAGCCAGTTTCTCGAAGCCATCAATAACTCAGTTGTCCACTATCAGCCCATATTCGATATCCAGCGCCAGATTGCCGTTGGCGCGGAAGCATTACTCCGGACAAAAACATGCTATAAGGGTATGTCTTACCCACAGATTATTCAATACGCACAAGATAATGATTTCGTTCCGAGGATAACAGAAGTTGTCCTAAAGGACGTTTTGACGCGGGCACGGACAGAAACCAGATCACTTGGCGCGATTGGTCAATATGGAAATACAAATCAAATTCCTGAGGAGTATATCTATACAATTAATATTTCCCCCGCTTGCCTAGAAGATCAGGTTTGCATTGACCTGGTCAATCAGTTTTTGTTTGTCGCATCCAACAGGTTTAGGTTGATTTTGGAATTGTCGGAATGCAATGCTTTCCCCTGTGACCTATTGGATGATTTTCACGACCGAGTCGGACGCGACAGCCGGATAAAGTTTGCCATAGATGATTTCGGTGTCGGACAGTCGCGATTTGAAAACCTTAACTCGCCATTGGTTGCCTGGGTAAAAATAGACAGATCCTTTCTACCGGTAAATCAGGACAACAATAAACATCGCACCTTTAGGGCCGTTGTCGAATTTGCGCAATTCTTCGATTGCGATGTCGTTATAGAAGGTATTGAAACGAAATTGCAGCTTGATCTGGTCTCCCAGTTAGAGGGGGTCACTCTGGCCCAGGGCTACCTGCTGGCGCGCCCCGCCCCGTAA
- a CDS encoding response regulator transcription factor: MERLCNASIFQKTAFESSRVLLIDSDLSFQAQISDYMRLLGFTVDTAADIQAAVKLGGGSHYDVVIVNAKLPDGSGIGLIEAIRTDDNIIKIVIVDSETLTAQKICALESGADDCLSKPVSCRELLLRIKQRMKPSQIHEDLAEKTFHVLMDKMEVYGPDTKKFKLSGNEFQMMMMFVNRRYEVLSRDEISKEIFSVPWNYDDRRVDNLVAKLRKIVEPHGEIPSYIKTVRNKGYVFVGDAEVKDTRGSNLMALPKWTTIGRNSSFSNTPG; this comes from the coding sequence ATGGAGAGGTTATGCAACGCAAGTATATTTCAAAAAACCGCTTTCGAGAGTTCTCGGGTTTTACTAATTGATTCAGATCTTTCTTTTCAGGCCCAGATTTCAGATTATATGAGATTGCTTGGATTTACAGTTGATACTGCTGCGGATATTCAGGCAGCCGTTAAACTGGGTGGTGGGAGTCACTATGATGTTGTCATTGTGAACGCAAAGCTACCCGATGGCAGTGGGATAGGCCTGATAGAGGCAATTCGGACAGATGATAATATCATCAAAATCGTTATCGTTGACAGCGAAACACTAACTGCTCAGAAAATATGCGCCCTGGAGTCCGGGGCCGATGACTGTCTATCCAAGCCTGTGAGCTGCCGTGAACTTTTGTTACGGATTAAACAGCGGATGAAGCCGTCACAAATACACGAAGATTTAGCGGAGAAAACCTTTCATGTCTTGATGGACAAAATGGAAGTGTACGGGCCTGACACAAAAAAATTCAAGCTTTCCGGGAATGAATTCCAGATGATGATGATGTTCGTCAATCGGCGGTACGAAGTCTTGTCCAGGGATGAAATTTCAAAAGAGATATTTTCGGTGCCCTGGAATTATGATGATAGGCGCGTCGATAATCTTGTCGCGAAGCTTCGTAAAATTGTTGAGCCGCATGGAGAAATACCATCTTACATTAAGACTGTCCGTAACAAAGGGTATGTTTTTGTAGGGGATGCAGAGGTAAAGGATACGCGTGGCTCTAATTTGATGGCATTGCCTAAATGGACGACGATCGGACGTAATTCGAGTTTTTCAAACACGCCCGGCTAG
- a CDS encoding neutral zinc metallopeptidase — translation MKWRGRRQSDNIEDRRQQTSAGGYRGGRRLPVRLPKGRGGRFGLVGILIIVGVSLFLGVDPAVLLQGGMQPVSQVENRQPVQGDEPSQFVAVVLADTEDTWHTLFANAQRQYEEPKLVIFSDTVNSACGYAQSAMGPFYCPGDRKVYLDLSFFQDLKNRFGAPGDFAQAYVIAHEVGHHIQTLLGISQQVNKQRSKLSKAEGNKLSVMLELQADCFAGIWAYYADNARQLLDAGDVGEALNAAAAIGDDRLQHQGTGRVVPDSFTHGTSRQRVRWFTKGFETGNVDTCNTFAAAEL, via the coding sequence ATGAAATGGCGGGGTCGCCGGCAAAGCGACAATATTGAGGACAGGCGACAGCAAACCAGCGCGGGAGGTTATCGTGGTGGGCGCAGATTGCCGGTTCGATTACCAAAAGGGCGCGGTGGTCGTTTTGGGCTGGTTGGAATCCTGATTATTGTTGGGGTTTCGCTGTTTCTTGGTGTTGATCCAGCCGTCTTGCTGCAAGGGGGCATGCAGCCCGTATCGCAAGTAGAGAACCGGCAACCCGTGCAAGGTGATGAACCCAGCCAATTTGTAGCAGTGGTTCTGGCCGATACAGAAGATACTTGGCATACCCTGTTTGCGAACGCGCAGAGGCAATATGAGGAACCAAAGCTCGTTATTTTTTCAGACACCGTGAACTCGGCCTGTGGATATGCTCAGTCAGCAATGGGGCCGTTCTACTGTCCGGGGGATCGAAAAGTCTATCTTGATCTATCATTTTTCCAGGACTTGAAGAACCGCTTTGGTGCCCCCGGGGATTTTGCGCAAGCATATGTTATTGCACATGAAGTAGGGCACCATATACAGACATTGCTTGGAATTTCACAACAGGTAAACAAGCAACGCAGTAAGTTAAGCAAAGCTGAGGGGAATAAACTGTCGGTCATGCTGGAGTTGCAGGCAGATTGTTTCGCTGGCATATGGGCCTATTATGCCGACAATGCGCGTCAGTTACTTGACGCCGGGGATGTTGGCGAAGCCTTGAATGCGGCAGCGGCAATTGGGGATGATCGATTGCAACATCAAGGCACAGGGAGAGTTGTTCCCGATTCCTTTACCCATGGCACGTCCAGGCAGAGAGTAAGATGGTTCACAAAAGGATTTGAAACGGGAAATGTAGATACCTGCAATACATTTGCTGCCGCGGAACTTTAA
- the def gene encoding peptide deformylase: MLNLPIILAPNPIFRQKASKVDSFDGALRQCIADMLETLYAHKGLGLAGNMVGVLKQIIVIDLQTDGKKDPLILINPHIVDASDETQIFTEASLSYPGIEAQVRRPKKIAVSYFDEMQTAQELTAEGFLATVIQHEMDYLDGRTYLDQLSRLKKDNLLRRYRKIRISVAPAGGE; encoded by the coding sequence ATGTTGAACTTACCTATTATTCTGGCGCCAAATCCAATTTTTCGTCAGAAAGCATCGAAAGTTGACAGTTTTGATGGGGCACTCCGGCAATGTATCGCCGATATGTTGGAGACATTATATGCGCATAAAGGTCTGGGGCTTGCCGGAAATATGGTTGGCGTACTAAAGCAGATCATTGTCATTGATCTGCAGACGGATGGCAAAAAAGATCCCCTTATTTTGATTAATCCGCACATTGTTGACGCGTCTGACGAAACGCAGATTTTCACCGAGGCATCGCTGAGCTATCCGGGCATTGAAGCACAAGTGCGCCGGCCAAAAAAAATAGCAGTTTCTTATTTTGATGAGATGCAAACAGCTCAGGAGCTAACGGCGGAAGGTTTTCTCGCCACGGTTATCCAGCATGAAATGGATTACCTCGATGGCAGGACATATCTGGATCAATTATCGCGTCTGAAAAAAGATAACCTGCTGCGTCGATACAGGAAAATTCGTATATCAGTAGCCCCTGCGGGAGGGGAATAA
- a CDS encoding carbonic anhydrase, with product MCDFHHETSQKFQVSRRNLLKAGVAASVTPFGMTGAFSAFANNAPNAITPADALARLMEGNGRYVANMPEQQDFSANRPNLVKAQFPIASILSCSDSRVVPDMAFDQDPGDLFIMRVAGNVMSPNLLASLEYGVKFLGTPLVIVMGHTSCGAVGAAIDVLQNEADLPGHLPELISAIEPAVIKAKAEKSGDLLNNSIVQNVREQVAKLKISAPIVNKFYNDKKIDIVGAVYDLKDGRVSLV from the coding sequence ATGTGCGACTTTCACCATGAAACTTCACAGAAATTTCAAGTTTCCCGACGAAATCTTCTAAAGGCCGGTGTTGCCGCCAGCGTCACGCCATTTGGCATGACGGGAGCGTTTTCCGCTTTTGCCAATAACGCCCCCAATGCAATTACGCCTGCCGATGCGCTCGCCCGGTTAATGGAGGGCAATGGTCGCTACGTCGCTAACATGCCTGAACAGCAGGATTTTTCTGCCAATCGTCCGAATCTGGTAAAAGCCCAATTCCCCATTGCGTCGATCCTTAGCTGTTCGGACTCGCGGGTCGTCCCGGATATGGCCTTTGATCAGGACCCCGGCGATCTTTTCATCATGCGAGTTGCCGGCAACGTCATGAGTCCGAACTTGCTTGCCTCCCTCGAGTATGGCGTCAAGTTTTTGGGAACCCCGTTGGTTATTGTCATGGGGCATACCAGTTGCGGCGCTGTGGGTGCTGCAATTGATGTTCTCCAGAATGAGGCCGACCTTCCCGGGCACCTGCCGGAACTTATCTCTGCCATTGAACCCGCGGTAATCAAGGCGAAAGCAGAGAAATCGGGAGATTTGTTGAACAATTCAATCGTTCAAAATGTCCGTGAGCAAGTTGCCAAATTGAAAATATCTGCACCGATCGTCAATAAATTTTACAATGACAAAAAGATCGATATCGTTGGGGCTGTTTATGATCTGAAAGACGGCAGAGTTTCTCTCGTGTAA